From one Aquicella siphonis genomic stretch:
- a CDS encoding glycosyltransferase family 39 protein, with translation MSSINALPKNVSRSRSNWTTDIFFLTVIVLLCYLLWLGSYPLFTPDEGRYSEVAREMVASGDYVTPRVNGVAFLDKPVLYYWLQAAAIHLFGIREWALRFFPAVFGTFGCILTYACGRRLFDRRTGLLSAIILASAPLYFGGAHYANLDLEVAVLISASLLLFITGVQSEGNARRRLLLGAYTAAALAFLTKGLIGIAFPAMITCAWIILLSRWRILLNMHLIKGLFLFALIVLPWYVLAQQANPEFLHFFFVTQQVSRFLSAGEFNNPTPFWFYMPIVLAGFYPWTGFLFQSLGDAFQKIRADRHEHLSELYLLLWVAVIFIFFSIPRSKTITYILPIFPALAMLTGRYLSQYWDKARQPVIYWSIAAVLLLGVFIAGALISLSYYHWMDLRPGFMPYLKTMAGLYLVGSLISPLLMGREKLFPLFALLAVNSLLVLLTLTVGAKHLNQNTAKPLITDLQKIIKPQDEVITYFKFYQDVPLYLRRRITIVADWKSPRIAENDNWMRELWYGMPFQNTDDWLIDENQFWTRWNGEKRVFVFVNENYFDQFKLRAPSYYFLGQYHDIMLLSNKPTLLSMAAMFPYP, from the coding sequence GTGTCATCTATAAACGCATTACCTAAAAACGTCTCACGGTCACGTTCCAATTGGACAACAGACATTTTCTTCCTGACCGTCATTGTCCTCTTGTGCTACCTGCTATGGCTAGGCAGTTACCCCCTGTTCACGCCGGATGAAGGGCGTTATTCCGAAGTGGCCCGGGAAATGGTCGCCAGCGGTGATTATGTGACGCCACGCGTAAACGGCGTTGCCTTTCTTGACAAACCGGTTCTGTATTACTGGCTGCAAGCGGCAGCTATTCATCTGTTCGGAATCAGGGAGTGGGCATTGCGTTTCTTTCCTGCCGTGTTTGGCACATTCGGATGCATTCTCACTTATGCTTGCGGACGCCGCCTGTTTGACCGCCGCACCGGTTTGCTTTCTGCCATTATTCTCGCCAGCGCTCCCCTGTATTTCGGCGGAGCGCATTATGCGAACCTGGACCTGGAAGTCGCGGTATTAATCAGCGCCTCGCTTCTCCTTTTTATCACCGGCGTACAGAGTGAAGGCAACGCGCGCCGCCGGCTGCTATTGGGTGCTTATACTGCGGCTGCGCTCGCATTTTTGACCAAGGGTTTGATTGGCATTGCATTTCCAGCCATGATTACCTGTGCCTGGATCATCCTGCTGTCCCGATGGCGGATCCTGCTGAACATGCATTTGATCAAAGGGCTCTTCCTGTTCGCGTTGATTGTCTTGCCATGGTATGTACTTGCTCAACAAGCCAATCCCGAATTTCTGCATTTCTTTTTCGTGACGCAGCAAGTCAGCCGTTTTCTTTCCGCCGGGGAGTTCAACAATCCTACGCCATTCTGGTTTTACATGCCTATCGTGCTCGCCGGTTTTTATCCCTGGACGGGTTTTCTGTTTCAGTCGCTGGGTGATGCTTTTCAGAAAATACGGGCAGACCGGCATGAACACCTGTCAGAATTGTATTTACTCTTGTGGGTGGCTGTCATTTTCATTTTTTTCTCCATCCCACGGTCAAAAACCATTACTTATATTCTGCCGATATTTCCCGCGCTGGCAATGCTTACAGGACGCTACCTGTCACAATACTGGGACAAAGCGAGACAGCCGGTCATCTATTGGAGTATCGCCGCGGTATTGCTTCTCGGAGTATTCATTGCTGGCGCCCTGATCTCGCTTAGCTATTACCACTGGATGGATCTGCGCCCCGGGTTTATGCCTTACCTCAAAACCATGGCAGGCTTATATCTTGTCGGCTCTCTGATTTCGCCTCTTCTGATGGGCAGGGAAAAATTATTTCCGCTGTTTGCACTTCTTGCTGTCAACAGCCTGCTAGTACTGCTGACGCTGACCGTAGGCGCGAAACATCTCAATCAAAACACAGCCAAGCCTCTCATCACTGATCTGCAAAAAATCATCAAACCGCAAGATGAAGTCATCACTTATTTCAAGTTTTACCAGGATGTCCCCTTGTATCTGCGACGCCGGATCACGATTGTCGCTGACTGGAAATCCCCTCGTATCGCTGAAAACGATAATTGGATGCGGGAGCTCTGGTATGGCATGCCATTTCAGAATACGGATGACTGGCTGATCGATGAAAATCAATTTTGGACGCGGTGGAACGGCGAAAAACGAGTGTTTGTTTTCGTGAATGAAAACTACTTTGACCAGTTTAAACTGCGCGCTCCCAGTTATTATTTTCTGGGCCAGTACCATGACATCATGTTACTGAGCAACAAGCCCACCTTATTGTCCATGGCTGCGATGTTTCCTTACCCGTAA
- the rocD gene encoding ornithine--oxo-acid transaminase, giving the protein MTNPCIDRELSYGACNYDPLPVVLVRGEGVYVWDDAGNRYIDMMSAYSAVSHGHCHPKLVKVLCEQAAALNIVSRAFYTDKLGLFLQRVCELTGYEKALPMNTGAEAVETALKAARKWAYTVKGVPKDQAEIIACAGNFHGRTITIVGMSTVPQYKAGFGPFPPGLKVIPYGDASELDKAITPNTAAFLVEPIKGEGGIVVPPAGYLKACAEICQKHRVLMICDEIQTGLGRTGKLLACQHDGIQPDGIVLGKALGGGILPVSLFLSRREVMDVFTPGDHGSTFGGNPLAAAVGSAALDILVSEKFSERAAKLGDYFQSQLKAIHSPLIKEVRGKGLLIGLEIDERYSAHDLCLKLLKRGILTKETHQTVIRFAPPLIITEEQIQSVAATLADVIAEAEQA; this is encoded by the coding sequence ATGACAAATCCATGTATTGACCGAGAATTATCGTATGGTGCTTGTAACTATGATCCTCTGCCGGTTGTGCTCGTGCGCGGCGAGGGCGTTTATGTATGGGATGACGCAGGCAATCGATATATTGATATGATGAGTGCTTATTCTGCCGTCAGTCATGGCCATTGCCACCCCAAACTGGTCAAAGTCTTGTGTGAGCAGGCGGCCGCACTAAATATCGTATCGCGCGCATTTTATACCGATAAGCTGGGACTGTTTCTCCAGCGTGTCTGTGAACTGACTGGATATGAAAAAGCGCTGCCTATGAATACCGGTGCGGAAGCAGTTGAGACTGCCCTCAAGGCGGCAAGGAAATGGGCTTATACCGTTAAAGGGGTTCCCAAGGACCAGGCGGAAATTATTGCCTGCGCTGGCAATTTTCATGGGCGCACCATCACCATTGTCGGCATGTCTACTGTTCCGCAATATAAAGCCGGATTTGGACCTTTCCCGCCCGGATTGAAAGTTATTCCCTATGGTGACGCTTCGGAACTGGACAAGGCAATCACTCCCAATACGGCCGCCTTTCTGGTGGAACCTATCAAGGGAGAGGGTGGAATAGTCGTGCCGCCCGCGGGCTATCTCAAGGCTTGCGCGGAAATTTGCCAAAAACATCGTGTGCTTATGATTTGTGATGAAATCCAGACCGGCCTCGGACGGACCGGAAAATTACTGGCGTGCCAGCATGATGGAATACAGCCGGATGGAATAGTGCTTGGTAAAGCCCTGGGAGGGGGTATTTTGCCGGTCTCATTATTTCTGAGCCGCAGGGAAGTCATGGATGTATTCACCCCGGGTGATCACGGCAGCACGTTTGGCGGCAACCCGCTCGCGGCAGCGGTGGGCAGCGCTGCACTAGATATACTGGTAAGTGAAAAGTTTTCCGAACGCGCGGCAAAACTGGGAGATTATTTTCAGTCTCAGCTGAAAGCGATCCATTCTCCGCTCATCAAGGAAGTGCGCGGCAAGGGACTTTTGATCGGTCTTGAAATCGATGAACGTTATTCCGCGCACGACCTCTGCCTTAAGCTGCTGAAACGCGGTATCTTGACCAAAGAAACGCATCAGACGGTTATCCGCTTCGCTCCGCCGCTTATCATCACGGAAGAGCAAATTCAATCCGTTGCGGCGACACTGGCGGATGTTATTGCTGAAGCTGAACAAGCATGA
- a CDS encoding Hpt domain-containing protein gives MDLGNLPVIDWEQGIRLAGNKRDLAEEMLALLMKGLPQDITAINNAFHAQNYSELLRLVHKLHGALCYCGLPRLKTIAGCLETQLKNNIMDSLPSLIKQLDSEVALLLGRNSLPKT, from the coding sequence ATGGATTTAGGGAATCTCCCAGTCATTGACTGGGAACAAGGCATCAGGCTCGCCGGAAACAAGCGCGATCTCGCGGAAGAAATGCTTGCCCTTCTCATGAAAGGCCTGCCTCAGGACATTACAGCGATAAACAATGCTTTTCATGCTCAAAATTATTCTGAATTGTTGCGTCTGGTGCATAAGTTGCATGGCGCCCTCTGTTACTGCGGACTACCCAGGCTAAAAACTATTGCCGGATGCCTTGAAACACAACTCAAAAACAATATAATGGATAGCTTACCGTCTCTGATCAAGCAACTTGATTCAGAGGTCGCATTATTACTAGGGCGCAACTCCCTCCCAAAAACATGA
- a CDS encoding cold-shock protein — MSARENGTVKWFNNSKGYGFIQRDQGGDVFVHYRAIRGDGYRTLEEGMRVEFTVTQGQKGLQAEDVSVVK, encoded by the coding sequence ATGTCAGCACGTGAAAACGGAACCGTGAAATGGTTCAACAACAGCAAAGGCTACGGCTTTATTCAACGAGATCAAGGTGGAGATGTGTTCGTTCACTACAGAGCTATTCGTGGTGACGGCTATCGCACGCTCGAAGAAGGCATGCGCGTAGAATTCACCGTTACGCAGGGCCAAAAAGGTCTTCAGGCAGAAGACGTTTCTGTTGTTAAGTAA
- a CDS encoding peptide MFS transporter has product MNQPLARKTFIQKYKDVMPTGAGALFLIQIFSTLSFSVLYSTLILYATKGLNMNDTLATSITGSFIALNYFLHLLGGYVGGRYLSYRSLFGLGMVSQVLGCLLISVPDSNYLLWGLAAFLGGSGLNVTCINCMVTQLFEPDDKRRESAFLWNYSGMNIGFFIGFTIGGYFHLHQAYRELFLLSAFGNLIALALTFYNWKLLKDRDTPFVDASRQEQKNFRLIGLGIVIALVFALRGLLQHTAFCNQLILIIGAAMLALIITLAIKQPGKPERHKMWAYIILALSSVIFWALYQLAPMGLNLFIERNVDRHFMGILIAPQWIQNINTVVIILGGPLLSIAFTHLRERGINISIPFQFSLALLLIGIAFAILPVGISFASAQGYTNFNWVLVSYILQSVGELFISPIGYAMVGQLAPLRLRGLMMGMWMMVTGIAAILSDQFSKIALGSTESTNPLFTNASYSHTFGMLGWSAIAAGALLFILIPVVARLTQERKAANMKEVTEEPRSDIKEELANDTLGA; this is encoded by the coding sequence ATGAATCAACCGCTAGCCAGAAAAACGTTTATTCAGAAATACAAGGATGTGATGCCAACCGGCGCAGGCGCCCTTTTTCTCATCCAGATTTTTTCAACTCTTAGTTTCAGCGTGCTTTACTCCACTCTTATCCTTTATGCCACCAAAGGATTGAACATGAACGACACCCTGGCGACCAGCATCACAGGGTCATTTATAGCCTTGAATTATTTTCTCCACTTGCTGGGCGGCTATGTAGGGGGACGTTATCTCAGTTACCGCAGCCTCTTCGGACTGGGCATGGTTTCCCAAGTACTTGGCTGTCTTCTGATTTCCGTGCCTGACTCAAACTATCTGCTCTGGGGACTGGCAGCATTTCTAGGCGGCAGCGGTCTCAATGTCACCTGCATCAACTGCATGGTGACACAATTGTTCGAGCCGGATGACAAACGCCGCGAATCCGCCTTCCTCTGGAATTATAGCGGCATGAACATAGGTTTTTTTATCGGCTTCACCATAGGCGGATACTTCCATCTTCATCAAGCCTATCGCGAGTTGTTCCTGTTAAGCGCGTTTGGCAACCTCATTGCGCTTGCGCTGACCTTTTATAACTGGAAACTATTGAAAGACCGTGACACACCCTTTGTTGACGCATCGCGCCAGGAGCAAAAAAATTTCCGCCTGATCGGGCTGGGGATTGTTATCGCACTGGTATTCGCGCTCAGAGGTTTGCTGCAGCATACCGCATTCTGCAATCAGCTGATTCTCATTATAGGCGCAGCCATGCTCGCCCTCATTATCACGCTTGCGATCAAGCAGCCCGGCAAACCTGAGCGCCACAAAATGTGGGCATATATCATCCTCGCTTTGTCTTCCGTTATTTTTTGGGCGCTATACCAGCTGGCTCCCATGGGACTTAACCTGTTCATCGAGCGAAATGTCGACCGTCATTTCATGGGCATTCTGATTGCGCCGCAATGGATACAAAACATCAATACAGTTGTCATCATCCTGGGCGGGCCGTTATTGAGTATCGCATTCACACATCTGCGCGAGCGCGGCATCAATATCAGCATCCCTTTTCAGTTTTCACTCGCACTGCTGTTAATCGGCATTGCTTTTGCCATCCTGCCAGTGGGAATCAGCTTTGCCAGCGCGCAAGGCTATACAAATTTTAATTGGGTGCTAGTCAGTTATATCCTGCAAAGTGTCGGCGAGTTATTCATTTCACCAATAGGCTACGCCATGGTGGGACAATTGGCGCCTCTGCGCTTGCGCGGCCTGATGATGGGCATGTGGATGATGGTCACTGGCATCGCGGCAATCCTCTCAGATCAATTCTCAAAAATCGCACTAGGGTCAACCGAATCCACAAATCCCTTGTTTACAAACGCCAGTTACAGTCACACCTTCGGCATGTTAGGCTGGAGCGCGATTGCAGCAGGCGCACTGTTATTCATACTTATTCCTGTTGTTGCCCGCCTCACTCAGGAAAGAAAAGCCGCCAACATGAAAGAAGTCACAGAAGAACCGCGGTCAGATATAAAGGAAGAGCTGGCTAATGATACATTGGGAGCATGA
- the ttcA gene encoding tRNA 2-thiocytidine(32) synthetase TtcA, translated as MARLAELEKKLLHYTGKAIADFNMIQGGDRIMVCLSGGKDSFTMMRVLHLLQQRAKVEFELFAFTLDQAQPGWNDEGLKFWLTQNKIPHEVLTRDTYSIVKEKIPEGQTYCSLCSRLRRGIIYRYAEEKGFNKIALGHHRDDLIRTLMMSILYNGEIRSMPPKLLSDNKKNIIIRPLAYCQENDIAEFARAMAFPIIPCNLCGSQENLMRKRVKNLIDQLAQENPKVPSNILHALSAIKPSQLMDKKFWDFKGLERQRGTEASGIPLDEMEAVFG; from the coding sequence TTGGCCAGGTTAGCTGAACTTGAAAAAAAGTTGTTGCATTACACGGGTAAGGCGATTGCTGATTTTAACATGATCCAGGGCGGTGACAGGATCATGGTTTGCCTGTCAGGCGGCAAGGATTCTTTCACCATGATGCGCGTGCTGCATTTGTTGCAGCAGCGTGCCAAAGTGGAATTTGAACTATTTGCTTTCACACTGGATCAGGCTCAGCCCGGATGGAATGATGAGGGATTAAAATTCTGGCTCACCCAGAATAAAATACCTCATGAAGTGTTGACGCGGGATACCTATTCCATTGTGAAAGAGAAAATCCCGGAAGGGCAAACGTATTGTTCACTGTGTTCGCGTTTGCGAAGAGGCATAATATACCGCTACGCGGAAGAAAAGGGATTTAATAAAATTGCACTGGGACATCATCGCGACGATCTCATTCGTACCTTGATGATGTCTATTTTGTACAACGGTGAAATCCGTTCCATGCCGCCGAAATTACTTAGCGACAATAAAAAAAATATTATCATCAGGCCGCTCGCATATTGTCAGGAAAATGATATCGCCGAGTTTGCTCGGGCGATGGCATTTCCGATTATTCCTTGCAATCTTTGCGGATCACAGGAAAACTTGATGCGCAAACGAGTGAAAAATCTGATTGACCAGCTGGCGCAGGAAAACCCGAAAGTACCCAGTAATATCTTGCACGCATTGAGCGCTATCAAGCCGAGCCAGTTAATGGATAAAAAATTCTGGGATTTTAAAGGCCTAGAGCGGCAGCGCGGGACAGAAGCATCCGGAATTCCACTGGATGAAATGGAAGCAGTGTTTGGTTGA
- a CDS encoding ChbG/HpnK family deacetylase, with translation MKKRIVLCADDYGQAPEVSQGIINLLRAGRLSAVSCMVNTPYWVEHAQWLRPFAGVADLGLHVNLTEGRALSSEYVKKHGEEFQPLSRVLCSALLRQLDRRAIEAECHAQIDRFQEAAGMLPQFLDGHQHVHQFPIVRDVVVQVYHQRLRLQKTYIRLVNEPLKFRDVFLAFKKVIIRLSGTRAFNKLLESNYIPYNQSFAGIYDFRRVGAYPRLFVEFLQSVQDGGLIMCHPGLYAPESQDLIASARYAEYQYLSGDRFPEDCRRQDVALVRGGVVQGGI, from the coding sequence ATGAAGAAACGCATTGTACTTTGTGCGGATGACTATGGGCAAGCGCCTGAAGTCTCGCAGGGCATAATAAATTTGCTGCGCGCCGGCAGGCTGTCTGCCGTCAGCTGTATGGTGAATACGCCGTACTGGGTTGAACACGCGCAATGGCTGCGCCCGTTTGCCGGCGTGGCAGACCTGGGGCTGCATGTGAATCTGACGGAGGGACGGGCGCTTTCCAGTGAATATGTTAAAAAACATGGGGAAGAGTTTCAACCTTTGTCCAGGGTGCTTTGCAGCGCCTTGCTGCGCCAGCTTGACAGGCGTGCCATCGAGGCGGAATGCCATGCGCAGATAGACAGGTTCCAGGAGGCGGCAGGTATGCTTCCGCAGTTTCTCGATGGGCATCAGCATGTCCACCAGTTTCCGATCGTGCGTGATGTTGTTGTTCAGGTTTATCATCAGCGCTTGCGCCTGCAAAAGACTTATATCCGACTGGTGAATGAACCGCTCAAATTCAGGGATGTTTTTCTCGCGTTTAAAAAGGTGATTATCCGTCTGTCCGGGACGCGGGCATTCAATAAATTGCTTGAATCAAATTATATTCCATATAATCAATCATTTGCTGGAATTTATGATTTTCGCCGCGTTGGCGCTTATCCCCGGCTGTTTGTGGAGTTTCTCCAGTCTGTTCAGGATGGGGGATTAATCATGTGTCACCCCGGATTATATGCCCCAGAAAGCCAGGATTTAATTGCCAGCGCGCGATACGCTGAGTACCAATATCTATCAGGCGATCGGTTTCCGGAAGACTGCAGGCGCCAGGATGTGGCCCTTGTGCGCGGCGGCGTTGTTCAGGGGGGGATTTGA
- the rlmD gene encoding 23S rRNA (uracil(1939)-C(5))-methyltransferase RlmD, whose amino-acid sequence MNQFVKLDNEKDCATARTHALSHDGRGIAVIHQKTTFISGALANETCTCRITLKRRSYQEAEAVEILSSSPDRASPPCRHYGVCGGCSLQHMNTDAQIQLKQTTLLDQLKHFGKVSPSALLPPLAANTIGYRRKARLGVKYVIKKNKLLVGFREKSSRYLADLEQCAVLHPRVGEKLSALAQLIASLEQYQSIPQIEVAVGDHDAALVFRHLAPLPQSDLDKLAGFAAAEAFQVYLQPNPPAGIQKLYPDDEHHRLTYTLPDYGLEFSFQPLDFTQINLEMNRLMVRQAVHLLELRKDDQVLDLFCGIGNFTLPIALHAGHVTGVEGSEDMVARAADNARRNNIARADFHAANLTQPMPQAPWLQSRYDKVLLDPPRAGAREILSCLSRLAVKRIVYVSCNPATLARDAGELVHQYGYHLKLAGIMNMFPHTSHIEAMAVFEKV is encoded by the coding sequence ATGAATCAGTTTGTAAAACTTGACAACGAAAAAGATTGTGCTACTGCCAGGACGCACGCGCTTAGCCATGATGGGCGCGGGATTGCCGTCATCCATCAGAAAACCACCTTCATCAGCGGCGCCCTGGCTAATGAAACCTGCACCTGCCGTATCACCCTGAAGCGCAGAAGTTATCAGGAAGCGGAGGCAGTGGAAATCCTTTCATCCTCCCCTGACCGCGCCAGCCCCCCTTGCCGTCATTACGGTGTCTGCGGAGGTTGCAGTTTGCAGCATATGAACACGGATGCCCAGATCCAGCTTAAACAAACGACGCTGCTGGACCAGCTCAAACATTTTGGAAAAGTGTCCCCTTCCGCGCTCTTGCCGCCGCTTGCCGCCAACACGATCGGCTACCGCCGCAAAGCACGCCTGGGAGTCAAATATGTCATCAAGAAAAACAAACTGCTGGTGGGATTTCGTGAAAAATCCAGCCGCTACCTTGCTGACCTTGAACAATGCGCGGTTCTGCATCCGCGGGTGGGTGAAAAACTGTCCGCCCTCGCACAACTAATTGCCTCACTGGAGCAATACCAATCTATCCCGCAAATTGAAGTGGCAGTCGGCGATCACGATGCCGCCCTGGTGTTCCGGCATTTGGCTCCGCTGCCGCAGTCCGATCTGGACAAACTGGCTGGTTTCGCCGCGGCTGAAGCATTTCAGGTTTATTTGCAACCCAATCCTCCCGCCGGCATTCAGAAACTGTATCCGGACGACGAACACCACCGCCTGACTTACACTTTGCCTGATTACGGCCTGGAATTCAGCTTTCAACCTCTGGATTTTACTCAAATCAATCTGGAAATGAACCGGCTGATGGTCAGGCAGGCTGTTCATCTGCTAGAACTTCGTAAGGATGATCAAGTGCTCGATCTGTTTTGTGGAATAGGCAATTTTACCCTGCCTATCGCCTTGCATGCCGGACATGTGACCGGCGTTGAAGGCAGCGAAGACATGGTTGCAAGAGCAGCGGACAATGCGAGACGAAATAATATTGCCCGCGCCGATTTTCACGCGGCGAACCTCACGCAGCCAATGCCTCAAGCTCCCTGGCTGCAATCCCGCTATGACAAGGTATTACTGGATCCGCCGCGCGCCGGAGCCCGGGAAATCCTGTCCTGCCTTTCCCGGCTCGCGGTCAAACGAATCGTTTATGTCTCATGCAATCCGGCGACATTAGCCCGTGACGCGGGTGAACTGGTGCATCAATATGGATATCACTTGAAACTAGCAGGAATCATGAATATGTTTCCCCATACTTCACATATTGAAGCCATGGCAGTTTTTGAAAAAGTTTAA
- a CDS encoding glycosyltransferase family 4 protein has translation MRVLFLYPRTLDSASSMGGVAEFLCSLAPALKSHEVDSVIYAGDKTITQLKAPVQLITQSVVYNGPFIKPGFFYSRRKLAPVLDLCAQIQFDVIHAQGTYTAGFMAMQISKRTGIPFVVTSHSDILSTNSKRMRRRNVQRRCRQVLKHAAAVTHLTPMMEEISHQLWDTRAKSTVIGNGIDCELWHPYAALPERNYMLGIGRLEKGKGFHVLIDMYARLLKMGVTTSLVIAGRGSEENNLYAQARQYGINLVTDCENVAQIPEKSIVFTGYVRDDVKRRLIGQSRFVLFATQPDLWEEAFGIVQLEAMAAGKPVIASDTNVTRFLRQSGLRAVIVEAANIKAWAEEAYHLLHDANTRREYGSENLLAAARFGWLPIASQYRDVYSAACKL, from the coding sequence ATGCGTGTGTTGTTTCTTTATCCTCGTACTCTTGATTCCGCCAGTTCCATGGGCGGAGTTGCGGAATTCTTATGTTCGCTTGCCCCGGCGTTAAAATCACACGAAGTCGATTCGGTGATATATGCCGGAGACAAGACTATTACGCAATTGAAGGCACCGGTTCAACTCATTACTCAATCTGTCGTCTACAATGGTCCTTTCATCAAGCCGGGATTTTTTTACTCCCGGCGGAAACTGGCGCCGGTCCTGGATTTGTGCGCGCAGATTCAATTTGATGTCATTCATGCGCAGGGAACATATACGGCAGGTTTCATGGCTATGCAAATCAGTAAAAGGACTGGCATTCCTTTTGTGGTGACCAGCCACAGCGATATCTTGAGCACAAATTCAAAACGCATGCGTCGCCGCAATGTCCAGCGGCGATGCCGCCAGGTTTTGAAACACGCTGCAGCTGTTACTCATCTGACTCCCATGATGGAAGAAATTTCTCACCAACTCTGGGATACTCGAGCGAAAAGTACGGTCATAGGAAACGGCATTGACTGTGAACTCTGGCATCCGTACGCGGCTTTGCCCGAGCGTAACTACATGCTGGGAATAGGCCGGCTTGAAAAAGGAAAGGGATTCCATGTATTAATTGATATGTATGCGCGCCTGCTCAAGATGGGGGTGACAACTTCATTAGTCATCGCTGGCAGAGGCAGTGAGGAAAATAATCTGTATGCACAAGCCAGACAATACGGTATTAATCTCGTTACGGATTGTGAGAACGTTGCGCAAATCCCTGAAAAAAGCATTGTTTTTACAGGTTATGTGCGAGACGATGTCAAAAGGCGTTTGATCGGGCAAAGCCGGTTCGTGTTATTTGCCACTCAGCCGGATTTGTGGGAAGAAGCATTCGGCATAGTTCAGCTGGAAGCGATGGCAGCAGGCAAGCCAGTCATTGCGAGCGACACAAATGTGACACGGTTCCTGCGGCAATCCGGTTTGCGAGCAGTCATTGTGGAGGCTGCGAATATAAAAGCTTGGGCAGAGGAGGCGTATCATTTGTTGCATGATGCAAATACGCGCAGAGAATACGGCAGTGAAAATTTGCTGGCTGCTGCCCGCTTTGGTTGGCTGCCAATTGCTAGTCAGTATAGAGATGTATACAGCGCAGCCTGCAAACTATAA